From a single Raphanus sativus cultivar WK10039 unplaced genomic scaffold, ASM80110v3 Scaffold4555, whole genome shotgun sequence genomic region:
- the LOC130507453 gene encoding heat stress transcription factor A-4a-like, with protein MVKQQSGCGKKRKEKQQSGSFASRFGFVTTLERVYRMVDDQRRAYSPQNSWHGTVDDPSTDSIISWSESGKSFIVWDPTEFSRDFLQRTFHHNKFSSFIDRLDFYGIKKVESSEHCEFADEDFVKGEPERVMKIYARGSDSDDDSDDEVTVLMNSESKVVTITKTVSMKKTTKNKKTIMKKKKAIADELQVLQI; from the exons ATGGTTAAGCAACAGAGTGGGTGcggaaagaagagaaaagaaaagcagCAGAGTGGATCGTTTGCATCAAGATTCGGATTTGTTACGACATTGGAGCGTGTATATCGTATGGTGGACGATCAGAGGCGTGCCTACA GCCCCCAAAACTCTTGGCACGGCACTGTGGACGATCCATCAACGGATTCAATCATCTCTTGGAGTGAAAGCGGCAAGAGTTTCATCGTCTGGGATCCAACCGAGTTTTCCAGAGATTTTCTACAGAGAACCTTTCATCACAACAAATTCTCGTCGTTTATCGACAGGCTTGACTTTTAC GGGATTAAGAAAGTTGAGTCTTCAGAGCATTGTGAATTTGCAGATGAAGACTTTGTGAAAGGTGAACCTGAGCGTGTTATGAAAATCTATGCCCGTGGTTCAGATTCCGATGATGATTCAGATGATGAAGTGACTGTCCTGATGAATTCTGAATCAAAAGTCGTTACCATCACGAAGACTGTCTCCATgaagaagacgacgaagaaCAAAAAGACtattatgaagaaaaagaaagcaatTGCGGATGAGTTGCAAGTTTTgcaaatttga